A genomic stretch from Mus pahari chromosome 6, PAHARI_EIJ_v1.1, whole genome shotgun sequence includes:
- the LOC110323877 gene encoding oogenesin-2-like, which translates to MVICNQCPDQHDSLEEDNMKFYSPPTLLELARQSLLKDDYLAISALKDLPNMMFPEMFKEAFIGGCTKILTAMIPVWPFPCLSVGMTMKNLSLDTLKAVLEGIDILISKTVLSSRCKLREVNLSDTDLDLDGIWATTHEVEGLPEFIEQERPVENRPDYGENDKLIVTTELQFMEGHLDECATYLLQWAYQREAFIHLHCRKLKINGLTKATVIEMFKTVHAECIEDLELSCLCLEDLDFLNPYLKQMDCLLSLTLYEIADTVNMDDYINLDEEKVITVISQLPTFHHLQELYVHTVPFIEDKLKECLRCLKKPLELLSITNCDLSQSDLDYLPYCLNIFELRSLHLIDIPLNKLLLEPLGFLLERVRNTLVSLQLKSCEMGETQFNAMLPALSQCYQLTGVDFYGNDLSFLSLKKILHHTAKLSQLTYELYPAPQECYDNSDIVLSHRLENFCPELLDILRAIRQPKKVTFATIRCSKCGGAYVYNLESQRCFFEKMPLWG; encoded by the exons ATGGTGATCTGTAACCAGTGTCCAGATCAA CATGATTCTTTAGAAGAAGACAACATGAAGTTCTACTCCCCACCCACTCTGTTGGAGCTGGCAAGACAGAGTCTACTGAAGGATGACTACTTGGCCATTTCTGCTCTCAAAGACCTGCCCAATATGATGTTCCCAGAGATGTTTAAGGAGGCATTTATTGGTGGATGTACAAAGATCTTGACTGCCATGATACCCGTGTGGCCCTTCCCATGCCTTTCTGTAGGAATGACGATGAAGAACCTCAGCCTAGACACTTTGAAGGCTGTTCTTGAGGGGATAGATATACTGATTTCAAAAACAGTTCTTTCCAG TAGGTGCAAACTCAGAGAGGTCAATTTGAGTGATACAGACCTTGATTTGGATGGGATATGGGCTACAACCCATGAAGTTGAAGGCTTACCAGAGTTCATAGAACAGGAGCGGCCAGTTGAGAACAGACCTGACTATGGGGAAAACGACAAATTGATTGTAACAACAGAACTCCAATTCATGGAGGGCCACCTTGATGAATGTGCCACTTACTTGTTACAGTGGGCCTATCAGAGAGAAGCTTTCATTCATCTACACtgtagaaaactgaaaattaatgGCTTAACCAAAGCCACAGTCATAGAAATGTTCAAAACTGTACATGCAGAATGTATAGAAGATCTGGAACTATCTTGTCTTTGCCTAGAAGATTTGGATTTTCTTAATCCCTACCTGAAACAGATGGACTGTCTTCTCTCACTCACACTATATGAGATTGCAGATACTGTCAATATGGATGATTATATTAATCTTGATGAGGAGAAAGTGATTACAGTGATTTCTCAACTTCCCACATTTCACCATCTCCAGGAACTCTATGTACACACTGTCCCTTTTATAGAAGACAAACTGAAAGAATGCCTCAG GTGCCTGAAGAAGCCCTTGGAGTTACTTTCAATCACTAACTGTGACCTCTCACAGTCAGACTTGGATTACCTGCCCTATTGCCTGAATATTTTTGAGCTCAGATCTCTCCACTTGATTGATATACCTTTAAATAAATTACTTCTCGAGCCCCTTGGATTTCTCCTTGAGAGAGTTAGAAATACCCTGGTATCCCTGCAATTGAAGTCCTGTGAAATGGGCGAAACTCAGTTCAATGCCATGCTGCCTGCTCTAAGTCAGTGTTACCAACTCACAGGAGTAGATTTCTATGGTAAtgacctctcttttctctccctgaaAAAAATTCTACACCACACAGCCAAGCTTAGCCAGCTGACCTATGAGCTGTACCCTGCCCCTCAGGAGTGCTATGATAATAGTGATATAGTACTATCACATAGATTAGAAAATTTTTGTCCTGAGCTCCTGGATATACTCAGGGCCATAAGACAGCCCAAGAAGGTCACCTTTGCTACAATCCGATGTTCCAAGTGTGGTGGGGCCTATGTTTATAATCTGGAGTCCCAACGTTGCTTTTTTGAAAAAATGCCTCTGTGGGGTTGA